The stretch of DNA GGTTTCGTTGTCCAACGGCTCGAAGTCCTCGCGCTTCCACATGTCGTAGACGCGGGTGCCCTCGACGACGAGTGTGGGGTAGATCTTGAGGTAGTCCGGGCGCCACTCAGGGGAGTCGAACAGCTGCCGGAAGTCCTCGCGGCACATCTCCTGACTCATCCCGGGCTGGCCCGGCATCATGTGGAAGCCGACCTTGAACGCCGAGTCCCGCAGGCGGCGGTTGGCGTCGATGGAGGCCTGCGTACCGTGGCCGCGGTGCATCTCGCGGTTGATCCGTTCGTAGGTCGTCTGAACGCCGACTTCCACCTTCGTCCCGCCGAGATCGAGCATGCGGTCGATCTGCTCGGGGTCACACCAGTCGGGCTTTGTCTCGAAGGTGATCCCCGTCACGCGGATGTCCCCGGTCTCGTTCCGGGCGATCACGTCCTCGAGGTACTCGAACTCCTGCTGTTCGGGCGGCTCGGCGAAGCTCTCGGTCTGACTGGGGTTCGGGTCGCTGTCGAGGTCGTACTCGTTCATCGCCTGCAGCGCGCGCTTGACGAACCACTCTTGGTAGTCGTGGCTGCGGGCGGTCATCGTGCCCCCCATCAGGATGAGTTCGGCCTTGTCGACGGGGTGGCCGATCGCGCGGAGCTGTTCGAGTCGGAGCGTGACCTGCCCGTAGGGGTCGTAGTCGTTCTGCTCACCGCGGGCCGCCGCGGGCTCGTGGCCGGTGTAGGACTGCGCGGAGGAGAACTCCGAGGCGGGGCCGCCGGGGCAGTAGAGACACTTCCCGTGCGGGCAGAGATGCGGCGAGGTCATGATCGCGATCGGCGAGACGCCCGAGGCAGTCCGGACGGGCTTGCGCCGGACGACGGACTTCACCTCCTCGCGCCACTCGTCGGGTGCGTAGCTGAGGATGTCGCCGTTGGTGGGGACCTTTGGGGCGCCAGTCTCGCTGCAGACCTCGCGCTTGGCGGCTTCGAGATCGTCGCGTTCGAGGTCCTCCTCGATGATCCGGCGGCAGAGCTCCTCGCAGGCGTCGACGAAGGTGGGGGGGTCGCCGTTTTCGGTGTCCGCGGCGTCCGTGCTCATTGGTGTGTGGTGGGTGGTTTTCGGGGTTAAGGGTTGCGAGCGAGGTGGGGAAACTCCGCGACCGTAGGGAGCGGAGGTAAACCACCTCGTTACGCGAACGGCGAACGGAGTGAGCCGTGAGCCACCGATCGAGTTGATTGATCGGCGATGGCTACCGCGACCGCGAACACGACCGCGGAGTGAGCTAGACCACTTGTGACTGCAACCGCGCCGCACAGCCCACAATCCTCCCCAGCCGACTCGGTCGCTTCGCTCCCTCGTCCTCCGAGAGAGCAAAGCTCTCTCGTGCCCTCGCTCGTTTCACTCGCGAGGACCTCGCGCGCTCGTTCGCGCACGGAGGCGTCGTGCGGGCGACCCACGCGTCGCCCGCACGGCCAGCGAGACCTCCGGTCTCGCCCTGCTCACGTCGCGCGCCGACCGCCACAGCGGTGCGGTCGCGGTGGACGCCTCGCCGGCGCCACCGTTCGGCGCCGGCGGGGGGAGGGGTGGGGATTCTGTGCTGCGCCGGGCTTCATGCCCGGCGCCCTGCGGTCGCAAGTGGTCGACGATCGAGCTGCTGTTGCGGGTGCTGTCTCAGTTGCCAACGATCGAGCTGCTGTCGCGGTCGCTGTTCCAGTAGCTGAACCCAGTACCGACTACCGAACCGAAGAAAACCGAGAGAATGCAGCGAACCGAGAATCAGTCGAACTGCTCGACGACCGCACCAACCACGGCGATCTCGACTTCCTCACGCGCACCGGAGAGGAACTCGATCCGACCCTCGCGGAGCCCCGCAGCCGAGATCCCGGCGTTCGGCGCGTTCGAGGCCGCTTCACGAGCCACGGCACGCAGATCCACGTCCGTCTCCGCGCGGACCCAGAGCTCGTCCATCGCGATGCCGATCGTCACGTCCGCGTCGCCGCGGCGGTGGAGCTCGTCCAGCAGCAGCGAACTCGGCGGGAAGTCGTACTTGTGGGTGTACTCCTCGGTGTCGAGCACCGCGACTTCGACGCCCTCGCTCTCGCTGCGTTCGATGTTGGCCTCGGCGGTCTCGACCTCAGTGTCCATCTTCTCGCGGAACTGCGTCGCGATGTGACCCGCAAGCGTCTCGCTCTCGGCGGCGTCCTCCGGCGCGCCGGCGGCGACGGCCTCGGGGCTCTCGCCGAACAGCAGGTCGCCGACCAGTTCGCGCTTCTCGTCGTAGGACTGGTAGAACGCCTCCAGCGCGATCGCCTCGCGGAGTTCCGTCACCGCTTCCTCGTCGAAGCGGGCCTCGCGGGCGGCGTCGAGGTAGGAGTCGGGCGTGTCCTGCCAGTAGCTGACCGCCGGCAGGTGGGCGATCTCCTCGCGCACCTCGGGAGAGACAGTCGTCGCGAGCGACGACGCCAGCGCGCCCGTCGAGAGCCCGGCGGCGTCGGGGTTGACCAGCACGTCCGACGTGTCGGCGATCTCCGCGTCCGCCGGCGCGGCGTCGACGACGACGCGCTTGGCGCCGTAGATCCCCAGCATCTCCAGCCCGTCCTCGCTCTCGACGGTGGAGGCGGTGCCGGCCAGCACCACGAGCGGCAGCTTCTCGTCGTGCCGGTCGCGGTCCTGCAGCATGCTGGTCACGTCGTTCGTCGCGTCGTTCATCTCGTACACCGCCTCCTCCAGCGGACGGCGGTTCACGTAGTGGTACTCGGCGTCGCTCTCGGCGTGCTCCTCGCGCACCATCGGGAGGATCGCGCGTTCGAGCGCCACGCCGGCGACGTAGCCGTCGGCGGTCGCCGCGTGCCGGACCACGATCGGCCGGGACTCGAACACCGCACGGCGGATCGCCTCCGCGGCGTCGAGCAGGTTCTCCTTGGCCGCCGAAACGGCGTCGTCGTCGGCGACCAGCGTCGCCTCGTCCGGGCGGGCGCGCTCGGTCAGCGCCTCGGCGAGCCGTCGCTCGACGGTCTCGCGCTCCTCGCCCTCGAGTTCGACCAGCGCCTCGGTCTCGACCTGCAGCTCCTCGCGGCGTATCTCGATCTCGCCGTCGAGTCGGACGATGTCGCCAACCTCGATCTCGGGGTAGGCGCGAACGCCGGCCTCGACGAACGCTGCACAGTCGACCACGCCGGTCTCGTCGCGGAGCTCGAACACGGTCGGGCCGCCGGTCTGTCGCGCGCTGACGACCTCGCCCTCGATCCGGACTTCCTCGCCGACGCGGTCGGAAAGCTCGCCGATGTCGCGGCGGGTCGGCTCCTCGGGCTCGGCGCCCGCGGGGGTCTCCTCGGTGTCGGCTTCCGCCGGATCGGCGTCGACGGGCTCGCTCTCCGAAGATTCGTCTTCGGCGTAGTCGGCCTCGTCAGGCTCGGTCTCGGAATCGGCGGACTCCGCCGCCGCTTCGTCGACGGCCTGCGTCGCCGCCTCGGCACCGCTGCCGTCGGTCTCGGCCGGAGCGGACTCCTCGTCCTCCCCGGTCGTCGCTTCTACGTCCCGCTCACGCCCGTTTCCCTCTTCGACCTCCTCCTCGTCATCCTCGGGGAGCAGCTCCTCGGTCCCGTCCTGAATCAGCGTCCCGCGGAACTCGCGATCGGCCTGTCGGATCGAGGAGGTCAGGTCGACGTTCCCGTTGTCACGAACGTTCTTCACCTGTACGAAGACGGTGTCGCCGGCCTCCCAGTCGAGGCTCTCGAGGCGGCCGTCCAGCTCGGAGCGGTGGAGCAGCCCCGTGACGTTCGACGAGAGGTCGACGAACACGCCGAAGTCGGCGTAGCCGTCGACGACGCCGCGGTAGAAGCGGTTCTCGACGAGCTGGTCCGGGCTGTTGCCGCGGAACTCGAAAACGACGTCCTCTTCGTGTGACTGGCAGATGTGGCCCTCGGTGTCGGCGCCACAGATGATACAGTTGCCCATTTGTGAGGACAAACTCGGTCCGCCCTAAAGGCGTTGTCGAAAACAACTGCGATCGACCGGAACGGCCCCGACTCAGAGCCCCGCGGCCGCGAATCCCCCGTAGCCGTAGCCGAACAGGATGACCGCCGGCAGCGCCGCCGCGACCGCCGCCCGCGGGATCGAGGTCTGGTGCCGGACCGCGGTGCCGACGACGAGCAACGCCGCCCCGTACAGACAGCAGCCCACCCGCAGCGGCGCCCACGGCACGGCGGTCAGCAGACAGGGTGCGGTCGCGTACGCGATGACCTGTACCGTCTCGCTCACGCCGCCGCGGTCCGGCGCTAGCAGCGACAGCCCCACCGTCTCGATCGCCGCCGAGAGGTGAAACGCCGCCGGCGCGAGGAACAGTCCGACCCCAAGCAGCACCAGCACGGCGCCCAGCCCGCTCCCGAGCCCGAACGGGGGTGTCACGCCGCCGGTCTCGAAGGTGGGCATGTCGCCGGTCGCCAGTCGGCCGGCGACGGCACCCAGCGCCACGAGTACGCCGAAGACCAGCCCCGGCGCCTGATCCGCGGGCGCGATCCCGTTTCGGAAGAACCGTCGCGGCCGGACGAGTACCTCCGCCCACGCGCGAGCGAGCGCTCGTGGCCCGCGGTCGCGGCCACCCTCCGGGCTCCCGATCCACTGGGTCATCCGTGTGTTCCCGTTCGGTCGGTCATTCTCAGTCGGTCCTGAGCGTGTGGCAACTCCGACACCGTGCCTCGTAGGACTCCTCGGCGCCGACGACGATCGTGTCGTCGTCGACGTGTGCGGGCTCACCGTCGACCAGCCGCTGGTTCCGGGTCGCCGGCTCGCCACAGACGGTACAGATTGCCTGTAGCTTGTCGACGTACTCCGCGATCGCCATTAGCTCCGGCAGTGGTGTGAACGGCTCGCCCCGGAACGTGATGTCGGTCCCGGAGACGATCACCCGCCGGCCGTCGTTGGCGAGCACGTTACAGACGTTGACGAGGTCGCGGTCGAAGAAGTTCGCCTCGTCGATCGCGACCACCTCCTCGCCGTTGAGGTACTCCTGCAGTTCCCACACCCCGTCGCCGACGTTGTCGATCACCCGCGCGTCCCACTGGCGCCCCTCGTGGGAGCCGATGGTGGTCTCGCCGTACCGATCGTCGATGGCCGGAGTGAACGCCGCCACGTCCTGCCCGGCGATCTCCGCGCGTCGCAGGCGCCGCAGCAGCTCCTCGGTCTTCCCCGAGAACATCGACCCGGCGATCACCTCGACGAAGCCGCTCCCGGTGATCTCGTGCATGGTCGAAGCCGGGCATGGGAGGGGTAAAGGGTTGCCGAACGACTCCCGCCCGCGGATCGTCGTCCCGGGGCGGTTGTCCGTCACCGCCCGCGGATCGTCGCACCGGGCCTACTGCCGCCCGCAGATCACCGGCTACTCGCTCGACCTGTCCCGGAGCATCTCGATCCCGTGGTCCACGACCGCGTCGGTGACGAACAGACTCGTCTCCGTCTGCAGCGATCGCATCGACTCGACCGCCTGCTCCTCGGTCAGTTCGCCACGGTTGAACGCGAGTGCGACGACGCCGATCGAACCGTGTACGCCGACGCCTGATTCCTTCGCTGCCTCCCTCGCCGTCAGATCGTCGGTCAGGAGAACGGCGTCACGACCCGTCGCGACCGCCAGTGCGGCCGTTTCACCCTCGTCTAGCCCAGTGCCGAACTTCCGTTCGTCCGTTTCGGCGACGACCAGTTCGAACTCGAGTTTCTCGAACCCTTGTGGAACGCCTCCGGCTTCCAGTTCGCCTCGAACGGTCTCCGGGACGTACAGTTCGTCGACGGTTCCCAGAAGCTCTATCGCGTCGATCTCGGCCAAGTGGATGATGGGGCCGGCGTCGGCGACGGCGACGATCACGCCGTCGAGCCCCAGCGCACGTCCTCTTCGACCGCTTCTGCCTCCCGCTCGACCCGTCGGAGTCGTTCCTCACCGACAGCTTCGAGCGCTTCGGCTCGCGGTATCTCCCCACTCAGGTACCGGGAGACGACGAGGTCGAACCACATGTCCTCGACCCCGCGCTCCAGCGCCTGCTCGAAGACTTCCGACTCGGGAACGCCGCGCTCGTCGGCGATCTCCCGAACGCGCTCGGTGAGGTCCGCAGCCATGGGGACAGATTCGTCGCTAAGACACTTAACTGTCCGGCCGTGGCCGTCACCGTCCGCAGATCGTCGTCCCAGGCCTACTGCCGCCCGCGGACCGTCGTCCCCGGCTGCTCGCCCGCGAGGAACGCCCCGATGCTCTCGGGGCCGAACACCGACGCCGGCGCGCCGAGATCGAGCAGTTGCCGCACCTTCGCGGCCATCCCGCCGGTCACGTCGGCGTCGGCGTCACTCCCGCCCAGCGCGTCGGCGGCGTCATCGAACGCGGTGATCTCGGGGATCACCTCGTCCTCCACGTCGAGCACGCCCGGCACCGTCGAACAGAGGCCGATGCGCTCGGCGGCGAGGTGCGCCGCGGCGGTCGTGACGATCTCGTCGCCGGAGAGCACCGTCACGCCCTCTCCCGCCGTCGCGATCACGTCGCCGTGGAGGACGGGGACGAACCCCTCCTCCAGCATCGTCGCCGCTTGGTTCATCGGCAGGTCGAGCTCGCCGCCGGCGTCCCGAGCCCCCGCGGAGAGCGGGTGGACCGGAAGCGCGGGCACCCCGCGCTCGTGGAGTCGGGAGAGCACGAACTGATTGAGCGTCTTCATCGCGCTGTGAATCGCGATCGCGTCCGTGGCGTCGCCGCTCCCGTCGGTCGTGGTGACGCCCGCCTCGCTGGCGTGGTGGTGGCCGAAGCTCCCGCCGCCGTGGACGAGCACCAGTTCGGACACATCGCCGTTCTCAATCGCATCCGCGACCGCGTCGGCCGCCGCGTCGAGCGCTTCGCCGTCCAGCGTCTCCGCGCGGTCCTTCTCGGTGATCACCGAGCCGCCGAGCTTGAGGATCGTCGGGCTCATTCCTCCGCACGCACCCCCTCGGTCGCGAGTTCGGCGCGGAACGCCTGCTCACAGCCCGGCGAGTACTCCAGCGCCCGCCGGGTGGCCTGCGTGCGATCGAGAGCGACGATGCAGCCGCCGCCGCCCGCACCCGTCAGTTTCGCGCCCTCCGCTTCTGCCTCGCGGGCGGACCAGACCATCCGGTCCAGCGAGCGCGAGGAGACGCCCAGCGCCGACAGCAGCCCGTGGTTGAAGTCCATCAGGTTGCCGAGTTCGTCGAGCAACACGGGGCTGGGCTCCTCGCCGGGCTCGGCCTCGGCCAGTAGCTGCTCGCCCTCGCGGGTCAGGTCGCCGATCGTC from Halolamina sediminis encodes:
- a CDS encoding YIP1 family protein — encoded protein: MTQWIGSPEGGRDRGPRALARAWAEVLVRPRRFFRNGIAPADQAPGLVFGVLVALGAVAGRLATGDMPTFETGGVTPPFGLGSGLGAVLVLLGVGLFLAPAAFHLSAAIETVGLSLLAPDRGGVSETVQVIAYATAPCLLTAVPWAPLRVGCCLYGAALLVVGTAVRHQTSIPRAAVAAALPAVILFGYGYGGFAAAGL
- a CDS encoding nucleic acid-binding protein, with the protein product MIVAVADAGPIIHLAEIDAIELLGTVDELYVPETVRGELEAGGVPQGFEKLEFELVVAETDERKFGTGLDEGETAALAVATGRDAVLLTDDLTAREAAKESGVGVHGSIGVVALAFNRGELTEEQAVESMRSLQTETSLFVTDAVVDHGIEMLRDRSSE
- a CDS encoding thymidine kinase, whose translation is MHEITGSGFVEVIAGSMFSGKTEELLRRLRRAEIAGQDVAAFTPAIDDRYGETTIGSHEGRQWDARVIDNVGDGVWELQEYLNGEEVVAIDEANFFDRDLVNVCNVLANDGRRVIVSGTDITFRGEPFTPLPELMAIAEYVDKLQAICTVCGEPATRNQRLVDGEPAHVDDDTIVVGAEESYEARCRSCHTLRTD
- a CDS encoding isopentenyl phosphate kinase, coding for MSPTILKLGGSVITEKDRAETLDGEALDAAADAVADAIENGDVSELVLVHGGGSFGHHHASEAGVTTTDGSGDATDAIAIHSAMKTLNQFVLSRLHERGVPALPVHPLSAGARDAGGELDLPMNQAATMLEEGFVPVLHGDVIATAGEGVTVLSGDEIVTTAAAHLAAERIGLCSTVPGVLDVEDEVIPEITAFDDAADALGGSDADADVTGGMAAKVRQLLDLGAPASVFGPESIGAFLAGEQPGTTVRGRQ
- a CDS encoding tRNA uridine(34) 5-carboxymethylaminomethyl modification radical SAM/GNAT enzyme Elp3, whose protein sequence is MSTDAADTENGDPPTFVDACEELCRRIIEEDLERDDLEAAKREVCSETGAPKVPTNGDILSYAPDEWREEVKSVVRRKPVRTASGVSPIAIMTSPHLCPHGKCLYCPGGPASEFSSAQSYTGHEPAAARGEQNDYDPYGQVTLRLEQLRAIGHPVDKAELILMGGTMTARSHDYQEWFVKRALQAMNEYDLDSDPNPSQTESFAEPPEQQEFEYLEDVIARNETGDIRVTGITFETKPDWCDPEQIDRMLDLGGTKVEVGVQTTYERINREMHRGHGTQASIDANRRLRDSAFKVGFHMMPGQPGMSQEMCREDFRQLFDSPEWRPDYLKIYPTLVVEGTRVYDMWKREDFEPLDNETAADVVADAMNEIPKYCRLQRVQRDIPADFIEGGVWKSNLRQLAQQRAEEKGYEIRDIRAREVGHNDADPDPAEITLDTMEYEAGGGTERFISFEDPVRDLLIGFCRLRFPNDPVRRELQDAALVRELHVYGSEATFDGSGDDDGQEWQHRGYGKRLVREAERQAREAGFGKLSIISGIGVREYYREKLGYHQDGPYVSKRI
- a CDS encoding DHH family phosphoesterase, whose product is MGNCIICGADTEGHICQSHEEDVVFEFRGNSPDQLVENRFYRGVVDGYADFGVFVDLSSNVTGLLHRSELDGRLESLDWEAGDTVFVQVKNVRDNGNVDLTSSIRQADREFRGTLIQDGTEELLPEDDEEEVEEGNGRERDVEATTGEDEESAPAETDGSGAEAATQAVDEAAAESADSETEPDEADYAEDESSESEPVDADPAEADTEETPAGAEPEEPTRRDIGELSDRVGEEVRIEGEVVSARQTGGPTVFELRDETGVVDCAAFVEAGVRAYPEIEVGDIVRLDGEIEIRREELQVETEALVELEGEERETVERRLAEALTERARPDEATLVADDDAVSAAKENLLDAAEAIRRAVFESRPIVVRHAATADGYVAGVALERAILPMVREEHAESDAEYHYVNRRPLEEAVYEMNDATNDVTSMLQDRDRHDEKLPLVVLAGTASTVESEDGLEMLGIYGAKRVVVDAAPADAEIADTSDVLVNPDAAGLSTGALASSLATTVSPEVREEIAHLPAVSYWQDTPDSYLDAAREARFDEEAVTELREAIALEAFYQSYDEKRELVGDLLFGESPEAVAAGAPEDAAESETLAGHIATQFREKMDTEVETAEANIERSESEGVEVAVLDTEEYTHKYDFPPSSLLLDELHRRGDADVTIGIAMDELWVRAETDVDLRAVAREAASNAPNAGISAAGLREGRIEFLSGAREEVEIAVVGAVVEQFD